In one window of Bradyrhizobium sp. AZCC 1721 DNA:
- a CDS encoding type I secretion system permease/ATPase translates to MWIVAFSVSINMLLLVVPLYSIEVFDRVISSGSVETLVGLTVIAVIALVFCAAFDTLRSRLLSRFAVRFERYLAPIVLESMIVDATNRGDSRAQDLVRLRELRTFLSSATIASLLDAPFLPAFIFILFFLHPWYGLIALVGSAILLAMGIASRWIARTEIAQSYQAAQKTQAALDGIVRHSALVRAMGWTRGAIREFMDLNDQALSPVVRASERVYAIGAAARMVRTILQVAAIGAGAWLVLQSEVLAGSLIASSILIARTLQPMEGLISARRVLTSAREAWTQVQAAAAPVLVREKRTLLPSPSGRIEVERVTYRTATMPRPILAGINFRCPPSRLVVVIGPTGAGKSTLLRLMAGLERPSGGTIRLDDAALHNWDPDQLGQFVGYLPQDVQLLGGTVAEAIAGFEEHARDQDIVAAAMLAQAHEMIQSLPAGYQTEIGRDGNKLSGGQRQRIGLARAFFGNRKLVLLDEPNANLDPEGEQALCSAIELAKARGTTLVIVTHRPRLLTIADAVLFLRDGVQLAFGPPDDVLRFPVTSVSKPHVVRHSTESPKLATGRTAR, encoded by the coding sequence GTCGCATTCAGCGTGTCGATCAACATGCTGCTCCTGGTCGTGCCCTTGTACTCTATCGAAGTGTTCGATCGGGTGATCAGCAGCGGTAGCGTCGAAACGCTTGTCGGTCTCACCGTGATCGCCGTAATTGCTCTTGTTTTCTGCGCCGCGTTCGACACCCTGCGCAGCCGGCTACTCAGTCGCTTTGCGGTTAGATTTGAGCGCTACCTCGCTCCCATCGTGCTTGAAAGCATGATTGTTGATGCCACCAATCGCGGCGACAGCAGGGCGCAAGATCTTGTAAGGCTACGCGAGTTGAGGACGTTCCTTTCCAGCGCAACGATTGCATCGCTGCTCGATGCTCCCTTTCTTCCGGCGTTTATTTTCATCCTGTTCTTTCTGCACCCCTGGTACGGCCTGATTGCGCTGGTCGGATCGGCGATTCTGCTCGCCATGGGCATCGCCAGCCGCTGGATCGCGCGCACTGAAATTGCGCAGTCGTACCAGGCCGCACAGAAGACCCAGGCTGCTCTCGACGGAATTGTCCGGCATTCCGCTCTGGTGCGTGCGATGGGCTGGACCAGAGGTGCCATCCGCGAATTCATGGACCTCAACGACCAGGCCTTGTCTCCCGTGGTTCGAGCCAGCGAGCGCGTTTATGCAATCGGCGCTGCGGCGCGCATGGTGAGAACGATATTGCAGGTAGCCGCGATCGGCGCAGGTGCCTGGCTCGTTCTACAGAGCGAAGTGCTGGCGGGCAGCCTGATTGCGAGTTCGATCCTGATCGCCCGCACGCTGCAGCCGATGGAGGGTCTGATCTCGGCGCGGCGCGTGCTTACATCCGCGCGCGAGGCCTGGACACAAGTTCAGGCTGCTGCAGCGCCGGTTCTTGTTCGAGAGAAACGTACGCTGCTTCCGTCGCCATCCGGCAGAATTGAAGTCGAGCGGGTGACATATCGGACGGCTACGATGCCGCGCCCAATCCTCGCAGGCATAAATTTTCGATGCCCGCCCTCCAGGCTAGTCGTCGTGATCGGCCCAACTGGCGCCGGAAAATCGACCTTGCTGCGCCTGATGGCAGGGCTGGAACGACCGAGTGGCGGCACGATCCGGCTGGACGACGCGGCCCTGCATAACTGGGACCCTGACCAGCTTGGTCAGTTTGTCGGTTACCTTCCTCAGGACGTGCAGCTTCTGGGCGGCACGGTGGCCGAAGCTATCGCCGGCTTTGAAGAGCATGCGCGTGACCAGGACATCGTTGCCGCGGCCATGCTCGCGCAGGCTCATGAAATGATCCAGTCTCTGCCAGCCGGCTACCAGACCGAAATAGGGCGCGACGGTAACAAGCTTTCCGGTGGCCAGCGCCAGCGTATCGGTCTTGCCCGTGCCTTCTTTGGCAATCGCAAATTAGTCCTGCTGGATGAACCAAATGCCAATCTCGACCCGGAGGGCGAGCAAGCGCTATGTTCCGCCATCGAGCTGGCGAAAGCGCGCGGCACGACACTGGTCATTGTCACCCATCGGCCTCGACTATTGACCATCGCAGATGCAGTGCTCTTTTTGAGGGATGGCGTGCAGCTCGCTTTCGGGCCGCCTGATGACGTTCTCCGTTTCCCTGTCACCTCCGTCTCGAAGCCGCACGTAGTCCGGCACAGTACGGAATCTCCGAAACTGGCCACGGGGAGAACTGCTCGATGA